Proteins encoded in a region of the Pseudomonas putida genome:
- a CDS encoding DUF1543 domain-containing protein — translation MLYVVMLGGRHPGAKIEVHDVVFAQADTFEQAYPQLRKAWFGSPQGLHIDSWLEVHGVDGQRIELRPGSPARGALRLYFINLGGYERDVFGEAHRFLLVAAHNKAAAKALGKQRMQAHWLKPHTDALLDVDDCLAIDQVDGQFVHLVEGPHEPLVVRSDYILI, via the coding sequence ATGCTTTACGTCGTCATGCTCGGAGGCCGCCACCCCGGCGCCAAGATTGAAGTCCACGACGTGGTATTCGCCCAGGCCGATACCTTCGAACAGGCCTACCCGCAGCTGCGCAAGGCGTGGTTCGGTAGCCCGCAAGGCTTGCACATCGATTCGTGGTTGGAAGTGCACGGCGTAGACGGCCAGCGCATTGAACTGCGCCCGGGCTCACCCGCACGCGGCGCTCTGCGCCTGTATTTCATCAACCTCGGCGGGTATGAACGCGATGTGTTCGGCGAGGCGCACCGCTTCCTGCTGGTTGCCGCCCACAACAAGGCTGCAGCCAAGGCCCTGGGCAAGCAGCGGATGCAAGCGCATTGGCTGAAGCCGCACACCGATGCCCTGCTCGATGTCGATGACTGCCTGGCGATCGATCAGGTGGACGGGCAGTTTGTGCACCTGGTCGAAGGGCCGCATGAGCCGCTGGTGGTACGCAGCGACTACATCCTGATCTGA
- a CDS encoding DUF2790 domain-containing protein, with translation MNVKTFASASLFAVLSFGAIAAQAAATPMHDGGAMQYRYGEHLDVKKVLSVQDDQSNACGLVNTRMDYLDSHGQPQSVQYRTYATGGCHDN, from the coding sequence ATGAACGTCAAGACTTTCGCCAGCGCCAGCCTGTTCGCCGTGCTCAGCTTCGGTGCCATCGCTGCCCAGGCCGCCGCTACCCCGATGCACGATGGCGGGGCCATGCAGTACCGCTACGGCGAGCACCTGGATGTGAAGAAAGTGCTGTCGGTGCAGGATGATCAGAGCAATGCCTGTGGGCTGGTGAACACCCGCATGGACTACCTTGACTCCCATGGTCAGCCACAGAGCGTGCAGTACCGTACCTACGCCACCGGCGGTTGCCATGACAATTGA
- a CDS encoding DUF2063 domain-containing protein, producing the protein MNETLREQQYALARHLRDPLRNAPPPGAQARRLKIYRELFYGAIEGLLAGSFPVMRQALGEQRWHVRVRDFYANYRSQTPLFTEIAETFVDYLQGVQPDAPWQLELAHYEWIETQLYLSDAEDPLHDPAGDLLAGEPLLSCVARVLAYRWPVERISADYQPTVAPEAPTLLLVYRDAGLQVRFARLAPMAYRLLVEQGRGRERLQALGGDLEQGLGLLQGMREAGIIVGTV; encoded by the coding sequence ATGAATGAGACCTTGCGCGAACAGCAATACGCCTTGGCTCGCCACCTGCGCGACCCGCTGCGCAATGCTCCGCCACCTGGCGCGCAAGCACGGCGCCTGAAGATTTACCGGGAGTTATTCTATGGCGCCATCGAAGGCTTGCTGGCCGGCAGCTTTCCTGTCATGCGCCAGGCCCTGGGCGAGCAACGTTGGCATGTGCGGGTGCGTGATTTCTATGCCAACTACCGTAGCCAGACACCGTTGTTCACCGAGATTGCAGAGACGTTCGTCGATTACTTGCAAGGCGTGCAGCCGGATGCGCCCTGGCAGTTGGAACTGGCGCATTACGAGTGGATCGAGACGCAGCTGTACCTGAGCGATGCCGAGGATCCGCTGCATGATCCTGCGGGTGACCTGCTGGCTGGCGAGCCGCTGTTGTCTTGCGTGGCGCGGGTGCTGGCCTACCGGTGGCCGGTTGAGCGCATCAGCGCCGATTACCAGCCAACGGTTGCGCCAGAGGCGCCGACCTTGCTGCTGGTTTATCGCGATGCGGGGTTGCAGGTGCGCTTTGCGCGGTTGGCACCGATGGCGTATCGGTTGCTGGTGGAGCAGGGGCGTGGACGGGAGCGGTTGCAGGCGTTGGGTGGGGATCTGGAGCAGGGGCTGGGGTTGCTCCAGGGGATGCGCGAAGCGGGCATCATTGTCGGCACGGTTTGA
- a CDS encoding LysR family transcriptional regulator produces MDFSGRSGEMEVFARVAHEGSLSAAARALNLTPSAVSRILARTEQRLGTRLLLRTTRAITLTPEGEAYLRGARRVLADMLEVEEAITDQGVPRGRLRVSAALGHARLTVVPLLAAFSARYPQVLVDLTLSDEVADILGGQADVALRFGHLPDSSLSARTIGETGQVVVASPDYLQRCGTPLEPEDLARHNCLRFNFRRAAPDWPFRRDGQTFSLRVAGNIECSSGEALAQLARLGAGIARIGTFTVVDDLASGRLVPLLEAYNPDDREPIHAVFVGGPAMPARVRVFVDFLIQHLS; encoded by the coding sequence ATGGACTTCAGTGGCAGATCTGGAGAGATGGAGGTTTTTGCCAGGGTGGCGCACGAGGGCAGCCTATCGGCTGCCGCGCGGGCACTGAACCTGACGCCTTCCGCGGTCAGCCGCATCCTCGCCCGCACCGAACAGCGCCTGGGCACTCGCCTGCTGCTGCGCACCACCCGGGCGATCACCCTCACCCCCGAGGGTGAGGCGTACTTGCGCGGCGCGCGGCGGGTGCTGGCAGACATGCTCGAAGTCGAAGAGGCCATCACAGACCAGGGCGTGCCACGCGGGCGCTTGCGGGTCAGCGCTGCGCTGGGCCATGCCCGGCTGACCGTCGTGCCGCTACTGGCAGCCTTCAGCGCGCGCTACCCGCAGGTGCTGGTCGACCTGACCCTCAGCGACGAGGTAGCCGACATTCTCGGCGGCCAGGCCGACGTGGCGCTGCGTTTCGGGCACCTTCCGGACAGCTCGTTGAGCGCCCGTACCATTGGCGAAACCGGCCAGGTGGTAGTTGCCTCACCTGACTACCTGCAACGCTGCGGCACCCCGCTTGAGCCTGAAGACCTGGCCCGGCACAACTGCCTGCGCTTCAACTTCCGCCGCGCCGCCCCCGACTGGCCGTTTCGTCGCGACGGGCAAACGTTCTCGTTGAGGGTGGCGGGAAATATCGAATGCAGCAGCGGTGAAGCCTTGGCGCAACTGGCCAGGCTGGGTGCCGGCATCGCGCGAATCGGCACCTTCACCGTGGTCGATGACCTGGCCAGTGGGCGGCTGGTGCCGTTGCTCGAGGCATACAACCCTGACGACCGCGAGCCGATCCATGCAGTGTTCGTCGGTGGCCCGGCGATGCCCGCGCGAGTGCGGGTTTTTGTGGACTTTCTGATACAGCACCTGTCCTAA
- a CDS encoding bifunctional O-acetylhomoserine aminocarboxypropyltransferase/cysteine synthase: MKLETLAIHAGFSPDPTTRAVAVPIYQTTSFAFDDTQHGADLFDLKVAGNIYSRIMNPTNDVLEQRMAALEGGVGALAVASGMAAITYAIQTVAEAGDNIVSVAKLYGGTYNLLAHTLPRMGIHTRFAAHDDIAALEALIDARTKAVFCESIGNPAGNIVDIAALAEAAHRHGVPLIVDNTVATPVLCRPFEHGADIVVHSLTKYIGGHGTSIGGIVIDAGKFPWADNKERFALLNTPDPSYHGVTYTEAFGPAAFIGRCRVVPLRNTGAALSPFNAFLILQGLETLALRMERHTENALKVAQYLQAHEQVAWVKYAGLPDHPEHELARRYTGGKPASILSFGIKGGQAAGARFIDALQLVVRLVNIGDAKSLACHPASTTHRQLNDEELEKAGVPRDMVRLSIGIEHSDDIIADLAQALEASRA, encoded by the coding sequence ATGAAGCTGGAAACGCTTGCCATCCATGCGGGCTTCAGCCCCGACCCGACCACCCGGGCGGTGGCCGTACCGATCTACCAGACCACCTCCTTCGCCTTCGACGACACCCAGCACGGCGCCGACCTGTTCGACCTGAAGGTGGCCGGCAATATCTACTCGCGCATCATGAACCCGACCAACGATGTGCTGGAGCAGCGCATGGCTGCCCTCGAAGGCGGGGTGGGCGCGCTGGCGGTGGCGTCGGGTATGGCGGCCATCACCTACGCCATCCAGACCGTCGCCGAAGCCGGTGACAATATCGTCTCGGTGGCCAAGCTGTACGGCGGTACCTACAACCTGCTGGCCCACACCCTGCCACGCATGGGCATCCACACCCGTTTCGCCGCCCATGACGACATCGCCGCCCTCGAAGCGTTGATCGACGCACGCACCAAGGCGGTGTTCTGCGAGTCCATTGGCAACCCCGCTGGCAACATTGTCGATATTGCCGCGCTGGCCGAGGCCGCCCACCGTCACGGTGTGCCGCTGATCGTCGACAACACCGTGGCCACCCCAGTCCTGTGCCGACCGTTCGAGCACGGCGCGGACATCGTCGTGCACTCGCTGACCAAGTACATTGGCGGCCACGGCACCAGTATCGGCGGCATCGTCATCGACGCTGGCAAGTTCCCCTGGGCCGACAACAAAGAACGGTTCGCCTTGCTCAACACCCCCGATCCGTCCTACCACGGCGTCACCTACACCGAAGCCTTCGGCCCTGCCGCTTTCATCGGCCGCTGCCGCGTGGTGCCGTTGCGCAACACGGGCGCCGCGCTGTCACCGTTCAACGCCTTCCTGATCCTGCAAGGCCTGGAAACCCTGGCCCTGCGCATGGAACGCCACACCGAAAATGCGCTGAAGGTCGCCCAGTACCTTCAGGCCCACGAACAGGTGGCCTGGGTGAAATACGCCGGGCTACCCGACCACCCCGAGCATGAACTGGCCCGGCGCTATACCGGCGGCAAACCGGCATCAATCCTGTCGTTCGGCATCAAGGGCGGGCAGGCGGCCGGCGCACGCTTCATCGATGCGCTGCAGTTGGTGGTGCGCCTGGTGAACATCGGCGACGCCAAGTCTCTGGCCTGCCACCCCGCCTCCACCACCCACCGCCAGCTCAACGACGAGGAGCTGGAGAAGGCCGGCGTGCCACGGGACATGGTGCGCCTGTCGATCGGCATCGAGCACAGCGACGACATCATCGCCGACCTGGCCCAGGCCCTGGAGGCCAGCCGCGCCTGA
- a CDS encoding 5'-nucleotidase encodes MPYPIEEKLVIGVASSALFDLTVSDDIYKSEGVEAYRQHQEQNLDEPFPRGVAFPFIRRFLSINQAFPEQLPVEVVLLSRNSPETGLRVFRSINHYQLDITRAAFMSGRSPYEYIPAFNASLFLSANEEDVQKAIDANYPAGRVLPTRIYDDEIDTELRVAFDFDGVIADDEAESVYKRNDNLDDFQEHERVHKGTPHSPGPLADLYRKLSLIRMLEDRKLAEDPTYKRILRIAIVTARNAPSHERVVTTLKDWGVSPDECFFLGGMEKPRVLSILKPHVFFDDQRTHLQSPAGNLPMVHVPFGVANKNATLQRSQAAVPPAETVQAEHLQHDSQ; translated from the coding sequence ATGCCCTACCCTATTGAAGAAAAACTGGTCATCGGCGTTGCCTCGAGTGCGCTGTTCGACCTCACTGTCTCGGACGACATCTACAAGTCCGAAGGTGTCGAGGCCTATCGCCAACACCAGGAGCAAAACCTGGACGAGCCGTTTCCCCGAGGTGTGGCGTTCCCTTTCATTCGCCGCTTCCTGAGCATCAATCAAGCCTTCCCCGAGCAATTGCCAGTGGAGGTGGTACTGCTCTCGCGCAACTCGCCCGAAACCGGCCTGCGGGTGTTTCGCTCGATCAACCATTATCAGCTGGACATCACCCGCGCGGCGTTCATGTCGGGCCGCTCGCCTTACGAATACATCCCGGCATTCAATGCCTCGCTGTTCCTCAGTGCCAATGAGGAAGACGTGCAAAAAGCCATCGACGCCAACTACCCGGCCGGGCGCGTGCTGCCTACACGCATCTACGACGATGAAATCGACACAGAGCTGCGAGTGGCCTTCGACTTCGATGGCGTGATCGCCGACGACGAGGCCGAGAGCGTGTACAAGCGCAACGACAACCTGGACGACTTTCAGGAACATGAGCGCGTGCACAAGGGCACCCCGCATTCGCCTGGGCCGTTGGCGGACCTGTACCGCAAGCTTTCGCTGATACGCATGCTTGAAGATCGCAAGCTGGCCGAGGACCCGACGTACAAGCGAATTTTGCGCATTGCCATCGTCACGGCGCGCAATGCACCTTCCCATGAGCGGGTGGTGACCACCTTGAAGGATTGGGGCGTGTCGCCAGATGAGTGCTTCTTTCTGGGTGGGATGGAGAAACCCAGGGTGCTGTCGATCCTCAAACCGCATGTGTTCTTCGACGACCAGCGCACGCATTTGCAATCGCCAGCGGGGAATCTGCCGATGGTGCATGTGCCGTTCGGCGTGGCGAACAAGAACGCTACGCTGCAGCGTTCCCAGGCCGCCGTGCCACCCGCCGAAACGGTGCAAGCTGAACACCTACAGCACGATAGCCAGTAG
- a CDS encoding DoxX family protein: MKAITLTTFDHIGSWSADLPLRLFLAWEFFESGWEKFNGSNWFADLQTRFPFPFNLLPVELNWQLSMWAELVLPLLLLLGLGTRLASFGLMVVTVVAIAAVHWPAHWSGLAELAQGYAITDQGFGNYKLPLIYLVALLPLLLKGAGRLSLDHWLRMRFSK; the protein is encoded by the coding sequence ATGAAAGCCATTACCCTGACCACCTTCGACCACATCGGCAGCTGGAGCGCCGACCTGCCGTTACGGCTGTTCCTGGCTTGGGAGTTTTTTGAATCCGGCTGGGAGAAGTTCAATGGCAGCAACTGGTTCGCCGACCTGCAAACCCGCTTCCCATTCCCCTTCAACCTGCTACCAGTCGAGCTGAACTGGCAGCTGTCGATGTGGGCGGAGCTGGTGCTGCCGTTGCTGCTGTTGTTGGGCCTGGGTACCCGGCTGGCTTCCTTTGGCTTGATGGTCGTGACCGTAGTAGCGATTGCGGCGGTGCATTGGCCGGCGCACTGGTCAGGTTTGGCTGAGCTGGCGCAGGGGTATGCGATTACCGACCAGGGCTTTGGCAATTACAAATTGCCGCTGATCTACTTGGTTGCATTGCTGCCTCTGCTGCTCAAGGGCGCCGGGCGCTTGAGCCTGGATCATTGGCTCAGGATGCGGTTCAGCAAGTAG
- a CDS encoding sensor histidine kinase, giving the protein MKWPRTLASRLALIFFTGLVLAYGLSFGLQAYERYISSRSMMLNNLEQDVATSVAILDRLPAAERAAWLPRLERRTYRYRLDQGQTGEAMTSSDPPMAAESIVKAIGSDYRLTFQEIPGPNAHFQAHLNLADGAPLTIDVTPSPVPVARWLPVVLLIQLAVLLLCTWLAVHLAIGPLTRLARAVDNLDPDRPGVQLDESGPREVRYAAVAFNALQARIAAHLKERMQLLAAISHDLQTPITRMKLRVEVMDEGVEKDKLWSDLGEMEHLVREGVAYARSMDTSTEAPCRVNLDAFLDSLVFDYQDSGAQVARHGSTGSLLETRPHALRRVLVNLVDNALKFAGAAELEVCREGGMTVIRVLDNGPGIPSGELDEVLKPFYRVEGSRNRSTGGTGLGLAIAHQLIQAMGGRLTLSNRESGGLCARIELN; this is encoded by the coding sequence ATGAAATGGCCTCGTACCCTGGCCTCGCGCCTGGCACTGATCTTCTTCACCGGCCTGGTGCTGGCCTACGGCCTGTCGTTCGGCCTGCAGGCCTACGAGCGCTATATCAGTAGCCGCTCGATGATGCTCAACAACCTGGAGCAGGACGTGGCCACTTCGGTCGCCATCCTCGACCGCCTTCCCGCAGCCGAACGTGCTGCCTGGCTGCCACGCCTGGAACGGCGCACCTATCGCTACCGCCTCGACCAGGGCCAGACAGGCGAAGCAATGACCAGCAGCGACCCGCCGATGGCCGCCGAGTCGATCGTCAAGGCCATTGGCAGCGACTATCGCCTGACCTTCCAGGAAATCCCCGGACCGAATGCGCACTTCCAGGCACACCTGAACCTGGCCGACGGTGCGCCACTGACCATCGACGTGACCCCGTCGCCGGTGCCGGTGGCACGCTGGCTACCCGTGGTACTGCTGATTCAGCTGGCTGTGCTGTTGCTGTGTACCTGGCTGGCAGTGCACCTGGCCATCGGCCCGCTCACCCGACTGGCCCGGGCGGTGGACAACCTCGACCCGGACCGCCCCGGTGTGCAACTGGATGAAAGCGGCCCCCGCGAGGTGCGCTACGCGGCGGTGGCCTTCAACGCCCTGCAGGCGCGCATCGCTGCCCACCTCAAGGAACGCATGCAGTTGCTGGCGGCCATTTCCCACGACCTGCAAACGCCGATCACCCGCATGAAGCTGCGCGTCGAGGTGATGGACGAGGGGGTGGAAAAGGACAAGTTGTGGAGCGACCTAGGCGAAATGGAGCACCTGGTGCGCGAAGGCGTGGCGTATGCCCGCAGCATGGATACCAGCACCGAAGCCCCTTGCAGGGTCAACCTTGATGCCTTCCTCGACAGCCTGGTATTCGACTATCAGGACAGCGGCGCCCAGGTGGCGCGCCACGGCAGCACCGGCAGCCTGCTGGAAACCCGCCCGCATGCCCTGCGCCGAGTGCTGGTGAACCTGGTGGATAACGCGCTCAAGTTTGCCGGTGCTGCCGAACTGGAAGTGTGCCGCGAGGGCGGCATGACCGTGATCCGTGTGCTCGACAACGGGCCTGGGATACCCAGTGGCGAACTGGATGAAGTGCTAAAGCCGTTCTACCGGGTGGAGGGTTCGCGTAATCGCAGCACGGGTGGCACCGGTTTGGGGCTGGCCATTGCCCACCAGCTGATCCAGGCCATGGGGGGGCGACTGACCCTAAGCAACCGCGAAAGTGGCGGGCTGTGCGCACGGATCGAGCTCAACTGA
- a CDS encoding EF-hand domain-containing protein, which yields MTQAKTTLGLLGAALIGSMALSSSAFAVEPLAQGYQLASAKVAGEGKCGEGKCGASGKVTQSEGKCGEGKCGDASFAKTDRDHDGKVSREEFVAVAKDRAGDFDKIDSNHDGFISEQEAADHLKAIYQANGKAMPEGLFSHLNNKS from the coding sequence ATGACTCAAGCAAAAACTACCCTCGGCCTGCTCGGCGCCGCCCTGATCGGCAGCATGGCACTGAGCAGCAGCGCGTTTGCCGTCGAACCATTGGCCCAGGGTTACCAGCTGGCATCGGCCAAGGTGGCCGGCGAGGGCAAGTGTGGTGAAGGCAAATGCGGCGCCAGCGGCAAGGTCACCCAGAGCGAAGGCAAATGCGGCGAAGGCAAGTGCGGTGACGCCTCGTTCGCCAAGACCGACAGGGACCACGATGGCAAGGTTTCGCGCGAAGAGTTCGTGGCGGTGGCCAAGGACCGTGCGGGCGACTTCGACAAGATCGACAGTAACCATGATGGCTTCATCTCCGAACAGGAAGCAGCGGATCACCTGAAGGCGATTTACCAGGCCAACGGCAAGGCCATGCCTGAAGGGCTGTTCAGCCACTTGAACAATAAGTCCTGA
- a CDS encoding DUF4174 domain-containing protein, translated as MLVRSLTLATLLAVAGPLFAADSDAPLAKELGKARPLVVIAPSSADPTLRGLNKALEDPATQAAFKERNLVLYSVANMMGKREDKNLEQQTTMALIRELKLGASKGTKVILVGKDGERHMLKDDDTGEAIDPQVIFKAVDELPASEKAVAAPEPVAAAPEAKAKDTKPAKPAKPAAPPKPLED; from the coding sequence ATGCTCGTCCGGTCACTGACCCTCGCAACCTTGCTTGCTGTTGCCGGCCCCCTGTTTGCCGCAGACAGTGATGCGCCTTTAGCCAAGGAACTGGGTAAGGCCAGGCCGTTGGTGGTTATCGCCCCGAGCAGTGCCGACCCGACCTTGCGCGGGTTGAACAAGGCGCTCGAGGATCCGGCCACCCAGGCAGCCTTCAAGGAGCGCAACCTTGTGCTGTACAGCGTCGCCAACATGATGGGCAAGCGCGAGGACAAGAACCTCGAACAGCAGACCACCATGGCCCTGATTCGTGAACTGAAGCTGGGGGCGAGCAAGGGCACCAAGGTGATCCTGGTCGGCAAGGATGGCGAGCGGCACATGCTCAAGGACGACGACACTGGCGAGGCCATCGACCCGCAGGTGATCTTCAAGGCAGTCGATGAACTGCCTGCCAGCGAAAAGGCGGTGGCGGCGCCCGAGCCCGTAGCAGCGGCACCGGAAGCCAAGGCCAAGGACACCAAGCCGGCCAAGCCAGCCAAACCGGCGGCCCCGCCCAAACCGCTGGAAGACTGA
- a CDS encoding DUF692 domain-containing protein, which yields MLPALLNTGLGLRRGLLPELLAMAPGAVDFLECAPENWIAVGGAYGKGLAELAERFPITCHGLSLSLGGSAPLDWQFLDQIRQFLDRHQVRLYSEHLSYCSDDGHLYDLMPIPFTDEAVHHVAARIRRAQTHLERRIAVENISYYAAPYAAMSELEFIRAVLDEADCDLLLDVNNVFVNACNHGYDAREFLEGLPRARVTCMHIAGHYDEAPDLKVDTHGAPVKEDVWALYAFACERFGVQPTVLERDFNLPPLAQLLEETARIRDMQRSWGGQRHE from the coding sequence ATGCTTCCCGCACTGTTGAATACTGGGTTGGGCTTGCGCCGTGGCCTGTTGCCGGAACTGCTCGCCATGGCGCCGGGTGCAGTGGACTTTCTCGAATGCGCGCCGGAAAACTGGATTGCCGTGGGCGGTGCCTACGGTAAGGGGTTGGCCGAGTTGGCGGAGCGTTTTCCCATCACCTGCCATGGGTTGTCGTTGTCGTTGGGGGGGAGTGCGCCGCTGGACTGGCAGTTCCTCGACCAGATCCGGCAGTTTCTCGATCGCCACCAAGTGCGCTTGTATAGCGAACACCTGAGCTACTGCAGTGATGACGGGCACCTGTACGACTTGATGCCCATCCCGTTCACCGATGAAGCGGTGCACCATGTGGCGGCGCGCATACGCCGGGCGCAGACGCACCTGGAACGGCGTATCGCTGTCGAGAACATCAGCTACTACGCCGCCCCTTACGCTGCGATGAGTGAACTTGAATTTATTCGTGCAGTACTCGATGAAGCCGACTGTGACCTGCTGCTGGACGTCAACAATGTATTCGTCAATGCCTGCAATCACGGCTATGACGCCCGGGAATTCCTTGAAGGCTTGCCCCGGGCGCGGGTGACCTGCATGCACATTGCCGGTCATTACGATGAGGCCCCGGACCTCAAGGTCGACACCCATGGGGCGCCGGTCAAGGAAGATGTCTGGGCACTGTACGCGTTCGCCTGTGAACGCTTTGGGGTGCAGCCGACCGTGCTCGAACGTGACTTCAACCTCCCCCCACTGGCACAGCTGCTGGAGGAGACAGCACGTATCCGTGACATGCAGCGTAGCTGGGGAGGGCAGAGGCATGAATGA
- a CDS encoding glutathione S-transferase family protein, which translates to MLRILGRASSINVRKVLWACAEFEVAFEREDWGSGFQPTDNAEFLALNPNAMVPVIQDGDFTLWESNSIIRYLANRYGATAFYPSEAQARARIDQWIDWQASDLNRSWSYAFMSLVRHSPAHQDPQALAAGCAEWSRYMHILDRQLAGTGAYVAGNQFTLADIPIGLSVNRWFETPFEHPHLPAVRDYYERLSERPAYHLHGRNGTP; encoded by the coding sequence ATGCTACGGATACTGGGCAGAGCCTCTTCCATCAACGTGCGGAAAGTTTTGTGGGCCTGTGCCGAGTTCGAGGTCGCGTTCGAGCGTGAGGATTGGGGGTCAGGCTTTCAGCCCACCGACAACGCCGAGTTCCTGGCACTGAACCCCAATGCCATGGTCCCGGTGATCCAGGATGGCGACTTTACGCTGTGGGAGTCCAACAGCATCATCCGCTACCTGGCCAACCGCTACGGCGCCACCGCGTTCTATCCAAGCGAAGCGCAGGCGCGGGCCCGGATCGACCAGTGGATCGACTGGCAGGCCTCGGACCTGAACCGTTCGTGGAGCTACGCGTTCATGTCGCTGGTCAGGCATTCACCCGCCCACCAAGACCCACAGGCGCTTGCGGCCGGTTGCGCGGAGTGGTCGCGTTACATGCACATCCTCGACCGTCAGCTGGCCGGCACCGGTGCCTATGTGGCCGGCAACCAGTTCACTCTGGCCGACATCCCTATCGGCCTGTCGGTCAATCGCTGGTTCGAAACGCCATTCGAGCACCCGCACTTGCCGGCAGTGCGCGACTACTACGAACGCCTGAGCGAGCGCCCGGCCTATCACCTGCATGGCCGCAATGGTACGCCGTAA
- a CDS encoding response regulator: protein MEHVDHILIVDDDREIRELVGNYLKKNGLRTSIVADGRQMRAFLEANSVDLIVLDIMMPGDDGLLLCRELRAGKHRNTPVLMLTARNDETDRIIGLEMGADDYLTKPFSARELLARINAVLRRTRMLPPNLTISESSRLLAFGQWRLDTTARHLLDSEGTLVALSGAEYRLLRVFLDHPQRVLSREQLLNLTQGREADIFDRSIDLLVSRLRQRLGDDAREPSCIKTVRSEGYVFSLPVQLLESLS from the coding sequence ATGGAACACGTCGATCACATCCTGATCGTCGACGACGACCGCGAAATCCGCGAACTGGTCGGCAACTACCTGAAGAAGAACGGCCTGCGTACCAGCATCGTCGCCGACGGCCGGCAGATGCGCGCCTTTCTCGAAGCCAACAGCGTCGACCTGATCGTGCTCGACATCATGATGCCCGGCGACGATGGCCTGCTGCTGTGCCGTGAACTGCGTGCCGGCAAGCACCGCAACACCCCGGTATTGATGCTGACCGCCCGCAACGACGAAACCGACCGGATCATCGGCCTGGAAATGGGCGCCGACGATTACCTGACCAAGCCGTTCTCGGCCCGCGAACTGCTCGCCCGTATCAACGCCGTGCTACGCCGCACGCGCATGCTGCCGCCCAACCTGACCATCAGCGAAAGCAGCCGCCTGCTTGCTTTCGGCCAGTGGCGCCTGGACACCACCGCCCGCCACCTGCTCGACAGCGAAGGTACCCTGGTGGCCCTGAGCGGCGCCGAATACCGCCTGTTGCGGGTGTTCCTCGACCACCCGCAGCGGGTGCTCAGCCGTGAACAACTGCTTAACCTGACCCAAGGCCGCGAGGCCGACATCTTTGACCGCTCCATCGACTTGCTGGTCAGCCGCCTGCGCCAACGACTGGGCGACGATGCCCGCGAGCCCAGCTGTATCAAGACCGTGCGCAGCGAGGGCTATGTGTTCTCGCTGCCGGTGCAATTGCTCGAGTCGCTGTCATGA
- a CDS encoding thioredoxin family protein, protein MLKVGGVALALTGLGLAGHLMARDSYGAMPSLSGASQWINSVPLDGPALKGKVVLVDFWTWDCINCQRSLPHVNEWARRYADQGLVVVGVHTPEYDYEHDVATLRGKVASLGIAYPVAVDNDYNVWNAWGNQFWPAHYFVDRKGQVRHVHFGEGDYGGQEQVIQALLDEKG, encoded by the coding sequence ATGTTGAAGGTGGGTGGTGTTGCCCTGGCGTTGACGGGGCTGGGCCTGGCCGGGCACCTGATGGCACGCGACAGCTACGGCGCCATGCCGTCGCTGTCGGGCGCCAGCCAGTGGATCAACTCGGTGCCACTGGATGGCCCGGCGCTCAAGGGTAAGGTAGTGCTGGTGGATTTCTGGACCTGGGACTGCATCAACTGCCAGCGCAGCCTGCCGCATGTCAACGAATGGGCGCGGCGCTATGCCGACCAGGGGCTGGTGGTGGTTGGGGTGCACACGCCAGAGTACGACTACGAGCATGATGTCGCCACCTTGCGGGGCAAGGTGGCCAGCCTGGGGATTGCCTACCCGGTGGCGGTGGATAACGACTACAACGTGTGGAATGCCTGGGGCAACCAGTTCTGGCCGGCCCATTACTTTGTCGACCGCAAGGGGCAGGTGCGCCATGTGCACTTTGGCGAAGGGGATTATGGCGGGCAGGAACAGGTGATACAGGCTTTGCTGGATGAAAAAGGGTGA